From one Microbacterium aurum genomic stretch:
- a CDS encoding glucose-6-phosphate dehydrogenase gives MSDETVFVIIGASGDLASRLLLPALGELLVAQPERRVHLVGTGRSESSDAQWRKTVRRAFGTADAESALTGSIVSTPYIRADASTASGLRTILHALPEVDDGRVVLYFAVPPQVAASACRALKPKDLPPGTILALEKPFGDEEASARELNEVLRALVPERQVFRVDHFLGRSTVLNLLGVRFANRFVEPAWSAEHIAAITVRFDESLGLEGRAGYYDRAGALVDMIQSHLLQVLAILTMTPPATLGDADVRDATAAALRATHVWEDNAVRFSHRARYTAGTIDGRDLPDYAAEPGVDPSRQTETLAQATFEVRTDRWAGVPITLRSGKAIGDAVTEIVVRFRPVRHLPAGFTGAEEPAVLRFSLGPDRLSLSINVNGGSDPFALHRATLEAELGVGAQRAYVDVLAALLDGDPTLSVRGDAAEECWRILQPIRDAWARGDVPLEEYPAGSAGPADWDPDR, from the coding sequence ATGTCGGACGAGACGGTGTTCGTGATCATCGGCGCGAGCGGCGACCTCGCCTCGCGCCTGCTGCTGCCGGCGCTCGGCGAACTGCTGGTCGCCCAGCCCGAACGGCGCGTGCACCTCGTCGGAACCGGTCGCAGCGAGAGTTCCGACGCGCAGTGGCGGAAGACCGTCCGGCGCGCGTTCGGGACGGCGGATGCCGAGAGCGCGCTCACCGGGTCGATCGTCTCGACCCCCTACATCCGCGCCGACGCATCGACCGCGAGCGGCCTGCGGACGATCCTGCACGCGCTGCCGGAGGTGGACGACGGCCGCGTCGTGCTGTACTTCGCCGTGCCGCCGCAGGTCGCGGCATCCGCCTGCCGGGCCCTGAAGCCGAAGGACCTGCCGCCGGGCACGATCCTGGCTCTCGAGAAGCCGTTCGGCGACGAGGAGGCCAGCGCGCGCGAGCTCAACGAGGTGCTGCGCGCGCTCGTGCCCGAGCGTCAGGTGTTCCGGGTCGACCACTTCCTCGGCCGGTCCACGGTGCTGAACCTGCTGGGCGTGCGCTTCGCGAACCGTTTCGTGGAACCGGCGTGGTCGGCCGAGCACATCGCCGCGATCACCGTCCGCTTCGACGAATCGCTGGGGCTCGAGGGACGCGCCGGGTACTACGACCGGGCGGGCGCACTCGTCGACATGATCCAGAGCCACCTGCTGCAGGTGCTCGCGATCCTCACGATGACGCCCCCGGCGACGCTCGGCGACGCCGATGTGCGCGATGCGACGGCCGCCGCGCTGCGGGCCACGCACGTGTGGGAGGACAACGCGGTGCGCTTCTCCCATCGCGCCCGTTACACCGCCGGCACGATCGACGGCCGCGACCTGCCGGACTACGCCGCCGAGCCGGGCGTCGACCCGTCGCGACAGACCGAGACGCTCGCGCAGGCGACGTTCGAGGTGCGCACCGACCGCTGGGCCGGGGTGCCGATCACGCTCCGCTCCGGCAAGGCGATCGGCGACGCCGTGACCGAGATCGTCGTGCGCTTCCGACCGGTCCGCCACCTGCCGGCGGGCTTCACCGGCGCCGAGGAACCCGCCGTGCTCCGCTTCTCGCTCGGCCCCGACCGGCTGTCGCTGTCGATCAACGTCAACGGGGGATCGGATCCCTTCGCCCTGCACCGCGCGACGCTCGAGGCGGAGCTGGGCGTCGGGGCGCAGCGCGCGTACGTCGATGTGCTCGCGGCCCTGCTGGACGGCGACCCCACGCTGTCGGTCCGCGGCGACGCCGCCGAGGAGTGCTGGCGCATCCTGCAGCCCATCCGCGACGCCTGGGCGCGCGGCGACGTGCCACTGGAGGAGTACCCGGCCGGTTCGGCAGGCCCGGCGGATTGGGATCCGGACCGCTAG
- a CDS encoding DUF5302 domain-containing protein, whose protein sequence is MSTDDTTASDEMKRKFKEALEKKNAQQRVGEAHLDGDSAIHGTHGAVTKREFRRKSG, encoded by the coding sequence ATGAGCACCGACGACACCACGGCATCCGACGAGATGAAGCGCAAGTTCAAGGAGGCGCTCGAGAAGAAGAACGCGCAGCAGCGCGTCGGCGAGGCGCACCTGGACGGCGACTCGGCGATCCACGGCACCCACGGCGCCGTCACCAAGCGCGAGTTCCGCCGCAAGAGCGGCTGA
- a CDS encoding polyribonucleotide nucleotidyltransferase, with translation MEGPEITAAEAVLDNGRFGTRTIRFETGRLAQQAQGAVAAYLDEETMLLSATSAGKHPREGFDFFPLTVDVEERSYAAGKIPGSFFRREGRPSTEAILVCRLIDRPLRPSFVDGLRNEVQIVVTVLSIAPGEFYDALAINAASLSTQISGLPFSGPIAGVRLALIPGHGEHADQWVAFPKAEQLEDAVFDLIVAGRVLEDGDVAIMMVEAEATEHSWNLIKAGATKPSEEIVAQGLEAAKPFIKELVAAQNVVANTAAKEIQPYPVFPAYSQEVYDFVAGRAYDRLVPVYQIADKVERQNADDAIKDDVKAQLLAAVEAGELPAVATLEFSAAYKSVTKTIVRGRILAEGVRIDGRGLADIRPLDAEVQVIPRVHGSAIFQRGETQILGVTTLNMLKMEQQIDSLSPVTSKRYMHHYNFPPYSTGETGRVGSPKRREIGHGFLAERALVPVLPSREEFPYAIRQVSEALGSNGSTSMGSVCASTLSLLNAGVPLRAPVAGIAMGLVSDQVDGQTRYAALTDILGAEDALGDMDFKVAGTSEFVTAIQLDTKLDGIPSSVLSAALTQAKEARLTILNVLNAAIDGPDEMAPTAPRVISVQIPVDKIGELIGPKGKTINAIQDETGAQISIEEDGTVYIGATDGPSAEAARAQVNAIANPTNPEVGEQFLGTVVKLAAFGAFISLLPGKDGLLHISEVRKLAGGKRVENVEDVLSVGQKLLVKITKIDDRGKLSLEPVLEEAADQEGRAAASEGPEAPAEG, from the coding sequence TTGGAAGGTCCTGAAATCACCGCCGCCGAAGCCGTCCTCGACAACGGCCGCTTCGGCACCCGCACGATCCGGTTCGAGACCGGACGACTCGCGCAGCAGGCACAGGGCGCCGTCGCCGCGTATCTCGACGAGGAGACGATGCTCCTCTCGGCCACCAGCGCCGGCAAGCACCCGCGCGAAGGCTTCGACTTCTTCCCGCTGACCGTCGACGTCGAGGAGCGCTCCTACGCCGCCGGCAAGATCCCCGGCTCGTTCTTCCGCCGCGAGGGCCGTCCCTCCACCGAGGCGATCCTCGTCTGCCGCCTCATCGACCGCCCGCTGCGTCCGTCGTTCGTCGACGGCCTCCGCAACGAGGTCCAGATCGTCGTGACCGTCCTGTCCATCGCCCCCGGCGAGTTCTACGACGCGCTCGCGATCAACGCGGCATCCCTCTCGACGCAGATCTCGGGTCTGCCGTTCTCCGGCCCGATCGCCGGCGTCCGGCTCGCGCTCATCCCCGGTCACGGCGAGCACGCCGACCAGTGGGTCGCCTTCCCGAAGGCCGAGCAGCTCGAGGATGCCGTCTTCGACCTCATCGTCGCGGGCCGCGTGCTCGAGGACGGCGACGTCGCGATCATGATGGTCGAGGCCGAGGCCACCGAGCACAGCTGGAACCTCATCAAGGCCGGCGCCACGAAGCCCTCCGAGGAGATCGTCGCGCAGGGCCTCGAGGCCGCCAAGCCCTTCATCAAGGAGCTCGTCGCGGCGCAGAACGTCGTGGCGAACACGGCCGCCAAGGAGATCCAGCCCTACCCGGTCTTCCCGGCGTACAGCCAGGAGGTCTACGACTTCGTCGCCGGTCGCGCGTACGACCGCCTCGTGCCGGTCTACCAGATCGCCGACAAGGTCGAGCGTCAGAACGCTGACGACGCGATCAAGGACGACGTCAAGGCGCAGCTGCTGGCCGCCGTCGAGGCGGGGGAGCTCCCGGCCGTCGCGACCCTGGAGTTCTCCGCCGCATACAAGTCGGTCACGAAGACCATCGTCCGCGGCCGCATCCTCGCCGAGGGCGTCCGCATCGACGGCCGCGGCCTGGCGGACATCCGTCCGCTCGACGCCGAGGTCCAGGTGATCCCGCGCGTGCACGGCTCGGCGATCTTCCAGCGCGGCGAGACCCAGATCCTGGGTGTCACGACGCTGAACATGCTCAAGATGGAGCAGCAGATCGACTCGCTGTCGCCCGTGACGAGCAAGCGCTACATGCACCACTACAACTTCCCGCCCTACTCGACCGGTGAGACCGGCCGTGTCGGTTCGCCGAAGCGTCGCGAGATCGGGCACGGCTTCCTCGCCGAGCGCGCGCTCGTGCCGGTGCTGCCCAGCCGCGAGGAGTTCCCCTACGCGATCCGCCAGGTCTCCGAGGCGCTCGGCTCCAACGGCTCGACGTCGATGGGCTCGGTCTGCGCCTCGACCCTGTCGCTGCTGAACGCGGGTGTGCCGCTGCGCGCGCCCGTCGCCGGCATCGCCATGGGCCTCGTGTCCGACCAGGTCGACGGCCAGACGCGCTACGCCGCGCTGACCGACATCCTGGGCGCCGAGGATGCCCTCGGTGACATGGACTTCAAGGTCGCCGGCACGAGCGAGTTCGTCACGGCCATCCAGCTCGACACGAAGCTCGACGGCATCCCGTCGTCGGTGCTGTCGGCCGCGCTGACGCAGGCCAAGGAGGCGCGCCTGACGATCCTGAACGTCCTGAACGCCGCCATCGACGGCCCGGACGAGATGGCTCCCACCGCGCCGCGCGTGATCAGCGTGCAGATCCCCGTCGACAAGATCGGCGAGCTGATCGGCCCGAAGGGCAAGACGATCAACGCGATCCAGGACGAGACCGGCGCGCAGATCTCCATCGAGGAGGACGGCACCGTCTACATCGGCGCGACCGACGGCCCGTCGGCCGAGGCCGCCCGCGCCCAGGTCAACGCGATCGCGAACCCGACGAACCCGGAGGTGGGCGAGCAGTTCCTCGGAACCGTCGTCAAGCTGGCCGCGTTCGGCGCGTTCATCTCGCTCCTGCCCGGCAAGGACGGCCTGCTGCACATCAGCGAGGTCCGCAAGCTCGCCGGTGGCAAGCGGGTCGAGAACGTCGAGGACGTGCTCTCGGTCGGCCAGAAGCTGCTCGTGAAGATCACGAAGATCGACGACCGCGGCAAGCTGTCGCTCGAGCCCGTGCTCGAGGAGGCCGCCGACCAGGAGGGGCGCGCCGCCGCGAGCGAGGGCCCGGAGGCTCCCGCCGAAGGCTGA